In Labrus mixtus chromosome 11, fLabMix1.1, whole genome shotgun sequence, a single window of DNA contains:
- the LOC132984027 gene encoding serum amyloid P-component-like: MKTVVLLMVMFATCFATPQDLSGKVLVFPRETSTDHVKLLTSKTKFDSVTVCFRFITDLSRNYGLFSLATPSFSNDFVLFKINSRDDIRMHALDGGTDFLSLSFPPNTWHSMCSTWRSDNGLAQLWVDGKHTIKRFIKTGPITGAPITVLGQEQDSYGGGFDASQSFLGMITKLHMWDYVLSNAEIKRYVADAQFTPGNVFNWRSLELEISGNIFVEEESEVM, from the exons ATGAAGACAGTCGTACTGCTGATGGTGatgtttgcaacatgttttgCAACACCCCAAG ATCTATCAGGCAAAGTTCTCGTGTTCCCGAGAGAGACTAGCACAGATCACGTGAAACTTTTGACCTCAAAAACCAAGTTCGACTCTGTGACTGTCTGTTTCAG ATTCATCACCGATCTCTCCAGGAACTACGGTCTCTTCTCCTTGGCCACACCATCGTTCAGCAATGACTTTGTCCTCTTTAAGATCAATTCAAGAGACGACATCAGAATGCATGCTCTGGACGGAGGCACggacttcctgtctctgtcattCCCGCCAAACACCTGGCACTCCATGTGCTCCACCTGGCGCTCTGACAACGGCCTGGCTCAGCTGTGGGTGGACGGAAAGCACACCATCAAGAGGTTCATCAAAACCGGGCCAATCACGGGAGCTCCCATCACCGTCCTTGGGCAAGAGCAAGACTCCTACGGCGGAGGTTTTGATGCAAGTCAGTCTTTCCTTGGTATGATTACTAAACTCCATATGTGGGACTATGTACTGTCCAATGCTGAGATCAAACGCTATGTGGCGGACGCACAGTTCACCCCAGGAAATGTGTTCAACTGGAGATCCCTGGAGTTGGAAATATCAGGGAATATTTTTGTGGAAGAAGAAAGCGAAGTTATGTAA